In Penaeus monodon isolate SGIC_2016 chromosome 26, NSTDA_Pmon_1, whole genome shotgun sequence, the following are encoded in one genomic region:
- the LOC119589981 gene encoding diaminopimelate decarboxylase 1, chloroplastic-like, producing MDVVGPVCESGDFLAHRCMLSPSPSSGDALVVWATGAYCSSMASNYNLRPRAIEVIVKAPDLYTVVRRPENFGDLISCYM from the coding sequence ATGGATGTCGTTGGGCCAGTGTGCGAGAGCGGAGACTTCCTCGCCCACCGTTGCATGCTTAGCCCAAGCCCTTCCTCCGGTGACGCTCTCGTGGTTTGGGCAACAGGGGCGTACTGTTCCTCCATGGCTTCCAATTATAACTTGCGCCCGCGCGCCATCGAGGTCATCGTAAAGGCGCCCGACCTCTACACTGTCGTTAGGAGGCCAGAAAATTTCGGAGATCTCATTTCGTGTTACATGTAG